The nucleotide sequence ATGCAGTAGAAAACGCTGTTCAGGTTGATATTGATGATTTTTTCCCAGCCCTCCAGGCTGTAATCGGCAGTCAGGTTTAGCTCGCCCCCAATACCGGCATTATTGCAGGCAATGTCCAGACGGCCATACCGGTTAACCGTCTCGTTAACAAGTCGCCCGCAGTCGGCGGGGTCACCCACGTCGGCCAGGACAAAGTGACTCTGTACATCCATTCCTTTGATTTGCTCGACGACAACTTGCCCTTTTTCAGCATCAAGATCCGATACAAGGACATTTGCGCCATGTTGCGCATATAAGAGAGCAACGGCTTTACCAATCCCCGAAGCCCCCCCGGTTACGAGCGCCGTTTTACCAGCGAGTGAGTGTTCCATACGGTTTGTTTGTTTGTCAGAGAACCTGACTACCGCAAAATAGTTGGAAACCCGGCGGCTTATTGCTTCAGCGAGCGTATGTTTAGGGTATGCATACGCCCGTTACCTCGCCGATATATTCTCTGGTCAGGACGCTATTTCTGGCCCTTATGCCCATAATGGTGCACAGCCAGTCCACCAGACAGGCCCGAACCAGCCAGCTTACGGTCACCCTCCTTGATGCCAGTACCGACAAGCCCACGCCCACGCGCGTCCGGCTTACGCAGAATGGCCGCGTCGTGGCGAAATTACCCGCCGAAGCCGTCGCCGTGATGTACGGCCTCTGGGATCATGAAGACGGGTACGCCTATCAGCCCGACAGTTCCTTTTACGTAGCCGGCCGTTTCCAGTTGAACCTGCCGCCTGGCCGTTACCAACTGACCCTGTCGAAGGGGAACGAGTATCTGCGCCAGGAGCACGAGTTGGTGGTAAAACAGGGAGTCCCGCTGCGAAAAACATTCCGGCTCCAGCGCTGGGTCAACATGGCCGCTAAAGGCTGGTATTCGACCGACGGGCACATTCATCTCCGGCGGTCGCCCCGCGAGAACCCGCTCATTCTAACCTGGCTACAGGCCGAAGATGTCAACGTTGGGGCGTTGCTGCGGATGGGCGACTTCTGGGAGACGTATTACCCGCAGTATGCTTACGGCCAGAAAGGGCTTCATCAGCAGGGTAACTTTCTGCTCACCAGCGGACAGGAAGACCCACGCACGCCCGAACTGGGCCATGCCTTCGCGCTGGGAGCCGCTGACCGCGTCCGTCGTCGGGACCGGTATTATCTCTTCGATGAAGTCTTCGATAAAATCCACCAGTTGGGCGGTCTGGTGGGTTACGCGCACCAGGCCGAAACCTTTCATGGCTATCGGGGGCTGACGCTCGACGGGCTGCGCGGCAAAGTCGACGCCCTGGAGCTGCTTCAGTTCTGCGTGGATGAACACCCACTGCACACCGAACATTACTACCACTTTCTTGACCTCGGCATTCCCCTCACCGCTACCGCCGGTTCGGACTTTCCCTGGTGCGGCCGCGATCATGGCCACGGGCCGCCTGAGCGTTCGGCAAGGATTGGCAATGCCCGGTTTTATACCTACCTCAACGACTCGCTTACCTTCGCCAACTGGCGAAACGCGGTTCAGGCGGGTCATACGTTTGTTTCCAGTGGGCCTATTCTTGATCTGCGGGTCAACAACGCCCTACCCGGCGACCGGCTTAATCTGAAGCGGGGCAGCGGCCTAACGGCCACCGTTCACGCTTACGGTCACGCGAACCAGGTGCCGCTCGATACGCTGGAATTGATCAGTCACGGCCGGGTGATTGGCCGGGTAACGGCTCGTGAGGCCGGTCAGTCAGCAGCTCATCTAACGCTGACCGTAACACTATCGGCAGTAGAGCGCGGTCAGTGGATGGCGGCCCGCTGTACGGCAGGCCCCGGGCAGGCGGCCCACACCACGCCGGTTTACGTAACCATTGACGGCGGTGGCTTTCATAATCCCGAAACGGCCAGCCGCTATCTCGATCTGAGCGAACAGTACCTGCGCGAGATCGAACAGGAAATCAGTAAACCCAACCCGGCCATTGAAGTGCAGGCCTGGCGGTATCAGGATGGGTTGAAAACCCGAATTGCCGAAACCCGACGCATTATTGCCGATTTACGGAAGAAACTGCGCTGACGGGTCGGAATAGTCCGGTCGTCAATAGGGGTAACTACGCATTTTTTAGAAACCGGGAATCCGCGC is from Spirosoma taeanense and encodes:
- a CDS encoding CehA/McbA family metallohydrolase; the protein is MHTPVTSPIYSLVRTLFLALMPIMVHSQSTRQARTSQLTVTLLDASTDKPTPTRVRLTQNGRVVAKLPAEAVAVMYGLWDHEDGYAYQPDSSFYVAGRFQLNLPPGRYQLTLSKGNEYLRQEHELVVKQGVPLRKTFRLQRWVNMAAKGWYSTDGHIHLRRSPRENPLILTWLQAEDVNVGALLRMGDFWETYYPQYAYGQKGLHQQGNFLLTSGQEDPRTPELGHAFALGAADRVRRRDRYYLFDEVFDKIHQLGGLVGYAHQAETFHGYRGLTLDGLRGKVDALELLQFCVDEHPLHTEHYYHFLDLGIPLTATAGSDFPWCGRDHGHGPPERSARIGNARFYTYLNDSLTFANWRNAVQAGHTFVSSGPILDLRVNNALPGDRLNLKRGSGLTATVHAYGHANQVPLDTLELISHGRVIGRVTAREAGQSAAHLTLTVTLSAVERGQWMAARCTAGPGQAAHTTPVYVTIDGGGFHNPETASRYLDLSEQYLREIEQEISKPNPAIEVQAWRYQDGLKTRIAETRRIIADLRKKLR